In Synergistales bacterium, a single window of DNA contains:
- the smc gene encoding chromosome segregation protein SMC produces the protein MYIRQICLDGFKSFGGRHELPVSPGFTAVVGPNGSGKSNLLDALRWVLGDNHAGRLRIVRQNELVFQGSLSLPGAREASASLQLEQEGRVTAVKRTVSPDGTSQVTVDGRRARLQDLDRRKQEWNLEGDRFAFIGQGEVAEMIRLRPAQRREHLETLFGIDAYRRKRSGAVDKLSEVEEELRRIRTLRAELQTRREEIAPRVAEATEAKAIEDRLDILRRDHYWTRVEEIDAELAQREGELTADRSLEERARFLAAGWKRGVAPLEERRQRLEEQLKHCGGEKRSARDRCDALLRKGFTSAVAVKEHRRRLQELSRRSGEMRERIGPLEKELKAKESHYSELEARAEELREHRVALEEEWTRKGAEARKARQLLSTLRERRGGLEDREGRLRGRLSALGSQYAETGKRRKAEEAELGSHRKGDDGLAETLAERERCLREARQRLRELGEHCKEEGARYQRAQRDLARERAALESLEDEAVTSRYPKPVQHLLSAAKLGRIDVGPVPAAETFSCGRELVPALEAFLGGRQYWLFTETMDETSRCLDHLKRAAVGRATFLPLERARPRSPQRGFRQGDLAAVGWAVDLVEIEKAWKPCVEHLLGDLLIVESDRDGRQAVRQGARFPLVTLEGDVFLPGGTISGGRQRKKTGAIEQKRRIDEAKRRVAELQAQTENRREAFEAAEREEERAAGAATAAETALKEAQEAKRRAEEACSESERRLEGIRKESEELQQGLSRSGRELMALLGEKAEVDQRIASLGSPRAAVPTDLEGRLASARQEEKLAVERVDAARALLERLRREAREARDALENLEGEHRRIEDERESHLGELRRIGREYLTSWEQLGSRDGELRRLSSEDAALRREARRKEARLEAARKRLQALRHRIEQAEMSRSALRREREELVDSWEERFPYPGPGTIRADAGARSLRSSMRALEREQRALGAYDLGVLSEDASLEERLSYLDAQLADLQQGREELQGFISHTDHQAGELFSAAMEGINNRFDSLFGRLFGGGEAYLRLTGDATLWDAGVEVIARPPGKKPQHIGQLSGGEQSLTAISLLFAAMEIAQVPLAVLDEVDAALDEVNLRRFADLAREYAARIQLLVMTHRRYTMEQADLLYGVTMREPGLSQVVGVRLEDWE, from the coding sequence TTGTACATTCGACAGATATGTCTTGACGGTTTCAAAAGCTTCGGCGGCCGCCACGAATTGCCGGTCAGCCCGGGGTTTACAGCCGTGGTGGGTCCCAACGGAAGCGGCAAGAGCAATCTCCTCGACGCCCTGCGCTGGGTGCTGGGCGACAACCACGCCGGACGGCTGCGGATCGTCAGGCAGAACGAACTGGTCTTCCAGGGAAGCCTCTCCCTCCCCGGGGCCAGGGAGGCCTCGGCGTCCCTCCAGCTCGAGCAGGAGGGACGGGTGACAGCCGTCAAGCGGACGGTGTCGCCCGACGGAACCAGTCAGGTGACCGTCGACGGCAGGCGGGCCCGTCTCCAGGATCTGGATCGCCGGAAGCAGGAGTGGAACCTCGAGGGCGACCGCTTTGCCTTCATCGGCCAGGGCGAGGTGGCGGAGATGATCCGGCTCCGCCCCGCCCAGCGGCGGGAGCACCTGGAGACCCTCTTCGGCATCGACGCCTACCGCAGGAAGCGTTCCGGCGCCGTGGACAAGCTCTCCGAGGTGGAAGAGGAGCTGCGCCGCATCAGGACCCTCCGTGCCGAGCTCCAGACAAGGAGGGAGGAGATCGCCCCCAGGGTCGCCGAGGCCACCGAGGCCAAGGCCATCGAAGATCGGCTCGACATCCTCCGCCGCGACCACTACTGGACGCGGGTGGAGGAGATCGACGCGGAGCTTGCGCAGCGTGAGGGGGAGCTGACCGCTGACCGCAGCCTGGAGGAACGTGCCCGATTCCTGGCAGCGGGGTGGAAGCGGGGCGTCGCCCCCCTGGAGGAGCGGAGGCAGCGGCTGGAGGAGCAGCTGAAACACTGCGGGGGAGAAAAGCGATCCGCTCGGGACCGCTGCGACGCCCTCCTTCGGAAGGGATTCACGTCGGCCGTGGCGGTCAAGGAGCACCGCCGGCGCCTTCAGGAACTGTCGCGGCGCAGTGGGGAGATGCGGGAACGGATCGGACCGCTGGAAAAGGAACTGAAGGCGAAGGAATCCCACTACAGCGAGCTGGAGGCCCGGGCGGAGGAGCTCCGGGAACACCGCGTCGCCCTGGAAGAGGAGTGGACCAGAAAGGGCGCCGAGGCCAGGAAGGCCCGGCAGCTTCTCTCCACGCTCCGGGAGCGCCGCGGCGGGCTGGAGGACCGGGAGGGCCGTCTCCGTGGGCGGCTGTCCGCCCTTGGATCGCAGTACGCGGAGACGGGAAAGCGCCGGAAGGCCGAGGAGGCGGAGCTGGGATCGCACCGCAAAGGGGACGACGGTCTGGCCGAAACGCTGGCGGAACGGGAGCGTTGCCTGCGGGAGGCCAGACAGCGGCTTCGCGAGCTGGGCGAACACTGCAAGGAGGAGGGAGCCCGGTACCAGCGTGCTCAGCGTGATCTGGCCCGGGAGCGCGCCGCCCTGGAATCCCTGGAGGATGAGGCCGTCACGTCCCGATATCCGAAACCGGTGCAGCATCTGCTTTCCGCGGCCAAGCTCGGCCGGATCGATGTCGGCCCCGTTCCGGCTGCGGAGACCTTCAGCTGCGGACGCGAGCTGGTTCCCGCCCTGGAGGCCTTCCTCGGCGGGCGCCAGTACTGGCTCTTTACGGAGACCATGGATGAAACCAGCCGCTGTCTGGACCACCTCAAACGCGCCGCCGTGGGGAGGGCCACCTTCCTTCCCCTGGAACGCGCCCGGCCCCGTTCCCCGCAGCGGGGATTCCGCCAGGGAGACCTCGCTGCGGTGGGGTGGGCGGTGGATCTCGTGGAGATCGAGAAGGCCTGGAAACCCTGTGTGGAGCACCTTCTCGGCGATCTCCTGATCGTGGAATCCGACCGCGACGGCCGGCAGGCGGTGCGGCAGGGTGCGCGCTTTCCTCTGGTGACCCTGGAGGGCGATGTCTTTCTGCCCGGAGGCACCATCAGCGGCGGAAGACAGCGGAAGAAAACCGGTGCCATCGAACAGAAGCGCCGGATCGACGAGGCGAAGCGCAGGGTGGCGGAGCTGCAGGCGCAGACGGAGAACCGCCGGGAAGCCTTCGAGGCGGCAGAACGCGAGGAGGAGCGCGCTGCCGGGGCCGCGACTGCGGCCGAGACCGCCCTGAAGGAGGCGCAGGAGGCGAAACGACGCGCCGAGGAGGCCTGTTCCGAGAGCGAGCGGCGGCTCGAGGGCATCCGGAAGGAGTCCGAGGAGCTGCAGCAGGGCCTCTCCCGGAGCGGTCGGGAGCTTATGGCTCTGCTCGGGGAGAAAGCCGAGGTGGACCAACGGATCGCCTCCCTGGGCTCGCCGCGGGCGGCTGTCCCCACCGATCTGGAAGGCCGCCTCGCGTCGGCCAGGCAGGAAGAGAAGCTTGCCGTCGAACGGGTCGACGCCGCGCGGGCACTCCTGGAGCGGTTGCGGAGAGAAGCGCGGGAGGCCCGGGATGCCCTGGAGAACCTCGAAGGTGAGCACAGGCGGATTGAAGACGAACGGGAGTCGCACCTCGGCGAACTCCGCCGGATCGGCCGGGAGTACCTCACAAGCTGGGAGCAACTGGGCAGCCGCGATGGAGAACTGCGCCGTCTTTCCTCGGAGGACGCGGCGCTGCGGCGCGAAGCCCGGCGGAAGGAGGCGCGCCTTGAAGCGGCCCGCAAGCGGCTGCAGGCACTCCGGCACCGAATCGAACAGGCGGAGATGTCCCGTAGTGCGCTCCGAAGGGAGCGGGAAGAGCTGGTCGACAGCTGGGAAGAACGCTTCCCCTATCCCGGCCCCGGAACGATCAGGGCGGACGCCGGTGCGCGGAGCCTGCGTTCCTCCATGCGCGCCCTGGAACGGGAGCAGCGCGCACTGGGCGCCTACGACCTCGGGGTGCTCTCCGAGGACGCATCACTGGAAGAGCGCCTCTCCTATCTGGACGCACAGCTTGCCGATCTGCAGCAGGGGCGGGAGGAGCTCCAGGGATTCATCAGCCATACCGACCACCAGGCCGGCGAGCTCTTTTCCGCCGCCATGGAGGGCATCAACAACCGTTTCGACAGCCTCTTCGGCCGCCTCTTCGGCGGTGGGGAGGCCTATCTGCGGCTCACCGGCGACGCCACACTGTGGGATGCCGGCGTGGAGGTGATCGCCCGGCCGCCCGGGAAGAAACCCCAGCACATCGGACAGCTTTCGGGGGGCGAGCAGTCGCTGACGGCCATCTCCCTCCTCTTCGCCGCCATGGAGATCGCCCAGGTGCCCCTCGCCGTACTGGACGAGGTGGACGCGGCGCTGGACGAGGTGAACCTCAGGCGCTTCGCCGATCTGGCCAGGGAGTACGCCGCAAGGATCCAGCTGCTGGTGATGACCCATCGGAGGTACACCATGGAACAGGCCGACCTGCTCTACGGGGTAACCATGAGGGAACCGGGGCTCTCGCAAGTCGTGGGCGTCCGTCTCGAGGACTGGGAATGA
- a CDS encoding TIGR03936 family radical SAM-associated protein yields the protein MVRLRFLYQKRRRAVFISHVELPPIFARAARRAGMTPRYTEGFSPKPKLSLGPALPVGVVGLAEPVEIWLESWSREAMGRMSDELPSGLMITDYNEVDGAALNKRCRLAEYLLAPFSAEAMAAMRRLFQAEGVPWKGCSAWQERGGAFRMLVNDPQRSVSSLVKALGERGVIAGWEDLAILRMAVGEDGGDHVCPLVITRNDRYGIE from the coding sequence ATGGTCCGGCTCCGTTTCCTCTATCAGAAACGGCGGCGCGCCGTCTTCATTTCCCACGTGGAGCTGCCTCCGATCTTTGCCCGTGCGGCCCGGCGTGCCGGGATGACGCCCCGCTATACCGAGGGATTCTCACCGAAACCGAAGCTCAGCCTCGGCCCGGCTCTCCCTGTCGGTGTGGTGGGGCTTGCCGAACCGGTGGAGATCTGGCTCGAATCGTGGAGCCGGGAAGCCATGGGGAGGATGAGCGACGAACTGCCCTCCGGACTGATGATTACCGACTACAATGAGGTTGACGGCGCCGCCCTGAACAAGCGGTGCCGCCTTGCAGAGTATCTCCTGGCTCCCTTTTCGGCAGAAGCCATGGCGGCGATGCGCAGGCTGTTCCAGGCGGAGGGTGTCCCCTGGAAGGGCTGCAGCGCCTGGCAGGAGCGGGGAGGGGCCTTCCGGATGCTGGTGAACGATCCCCAGCGCAGCGTGTCATCGCTGGTCAAGGCGCTCGGAGAGCGTGGGGTGATCGCCGGATGGGAGGATCTCGCCATCCTTCGGATGGCCGTGGGAGAAGATGGAGGAGATCACGTATGTCCTCTCGTTATAACGAGGAATGATCGATATGGAATCGAATAA
- a CDS encoding TIGR03960 family B12-binding radical SAM protein encodes MLQRYPEFGDPLRALLSRVRRPARYIGGEHGAPPPKGGESDPLRVCLAFPDVYEVGMSFLGYTILYQLIRRLPFADAERAYCPWVDMEAELRSKGWPLVSLEGERPLCDFDVVGFSLQYELNTTNILTMLDLGGIPLRAERREDGDPLVIAGGPGALAPEASAPFFDAIVAGDAEELLPELLWCLRETRGAGREERLEAAARLPGLYVPLFSRADAGGAVRALDGRQTFPVRRRIVEDLERAFLPDDMVVPTMDIVHDRAAVEAFRGCTRGCRFCQAGMVYRPVRERSPEVIADAVRRLAETTGYDEIGLVSLATCDYSELEELLGLLEPWLRERNIRLSLPSLRVDAFSVELAARLDGMRKSGLTFAPEAGTQRLRDVINKGVTDDAVLDAAERAFAGGWEHLKLYFMMGLPTETDEELEAIVKLARQVQQIGARHTRRARVHVSVAGFVPKPHTPFQWEAQNSREELRRKGRFLQGCNRNRKVAVKYHEPEQTVLEGAIARGGRRIADVIEAAWRRGARFDGWSECFDISLWDEAFAACGVDPAACLAERSTEQALPWDHIDTGVDKAFLLRERERAYRGAPTGDCRWEGCNLCGLQGRLCPVPGEEG; translated from the coding sequence GTGTTACAGCGATATCCGGAATTCGGCGACCCCCTGCGGGCGCTGCTGTCGCGGGTCAGGCGACCGGCCCGCTATATCGGGGGCGAACACGGTGCGCCGCCGCCGAAGGGCGGCGAAAGCGATCCCCTTCGGGTCTGCCTCGCCTTTCCCGATGTCTACGAGGTGGGCATGAGTTTCCTGGGCTACACCATTCTCTACCAGCTGATACGGCGGCTCCCCTTCGCCGACGCCGAGCGGGCCTACTGCCCCTGGGTGGACATGGAAGCGGAGCTGCGGTCCAAAGGATGGCCTCTGGTTTCTCTGGAAGGGGAGCGTCCGCTCTGCGATTTCGATGTTGTGGGGTTCAGTCTGCAGTACGAGCTGAACACCACCAACATCCTGACCATGCTTGATCTCGGCGGAATCCCTCTGCGGGCGGAACGGCGGGAGGATGGAGATCCGCTGGTGATCGCCGGAGGGCCCGGGGCGCTGGCTCCCGAGGCCTCGGCCCCCTTCTTCGATGCCATTGTCGCCGGAGATGCCGAGGAACTCCTTCCGGAGCTGCTGTGGTGTCTCAGGGAGACCAGAGGCGCCGGACGGGAGGAACGGCTGGAGGCGGCCGCGCGGCTGCCGGGGCTCTACGTACCGCTTTTCTCCCGGGCCGACGCCGGCGGGGCCGTCAGGGCCCTGGACGGCAGGCAGACATTCCCGGTCCGGCGGCGGATCGTGGAGGATCTGGAACGCGCCTTTCTTCCCGACGACATGGTGGTGCCCACCATGGATATCGTCCACGACCGTGCTGCCGTGGAGGCATTCCGCGGCTGTACCAGGGGCTGCCGCTTCTGCCAGGCCGGCATGGTCTATCGGCCGGTGCGGGAGCGTTCGCCCGAGGTGATCGCCGACGCGGTGCGGCGCCTTGCCGAGACCACAGGCTACGACGAGATTGGGCTGGTCTCCCTGGCCACCTGCGACTACTCCGAACTGGAGGAGCTTCTGGGCCTCCTCGAACCCTGGCTCCGGGAGCGCAACATCCGGCTGAGTCTGCCCAGCCTCCGGGTCGACGCCTTCTCCGTGGAGCTGGCGGCCCGTCTGGACGGTATGCGGAAGAGCGGTCTCACCTTCGCCCCCGAGGCGGGGACACAGCGGCTGCGGGATGTGATCAACAAGGGGGTCACTGACGACGCCGTACTGGACGCCGCCGAGCGGGCCTTCGCCGGGGGATGGGAGCACCTGAAGCTCTACTTCATGATGGGGCTCCCCACGGAGACCGACGAGGAGCTGGAGGCCATCGTCAAACTGGCCCGGCAGGTCCAGCAGATCGGCGCCAGGCACACCAGGCGGGCCCGGGTCCATGTCTCCGTGGCCGGCTTTGTCCCCAAGCCCCACACCCCCTTTCAGTGGGAGGCCCAGAACAGCCGGGAGGAATTGCGCCGCAAGGGACGGTTCCTGCAGGGATGCAACCGGAACCGCAAGGTGGCGGTGAAGTACCACGAACCCGAACAGACCGTTCTGGAAGGCGCGATCGCCCGGGGCGGCCGGCGGATCGCCGACGTGATCGAGGCGGCCTGGCGGAGAGGCGCGCGCTTCGACGGCTGGAGCGAATGCTTCGATATCTCGCTCTGGGACGAGGCCTTCGCCGCCTGCGGCGTCGACCCCGCCGCCTGCCTGGCGGAGCGTTCCACAGAGCAGGCCCTTCCCTGGGATCATATCGACACCGGTGTGGACAAGGCCTTTCTCCTGCGCGAACGGGAACGGGCCTACAGGGGAGCGCCCACCGGCGACTGCCGCTGGGAGGGCTGCAACCTCTGCGGTCTCCAGGGGCGTCTCTGCCCGGTCCCCGGGGAGGAGGGGTAG
- the rodA gene encoding rod shape-determining protein RodA, producing the protein MEHNRETTFLERLLAMDFWMLLIAGSLFMIGVVSVYSAAYGTGQSYALRQGVWGVLSLIALLVTLRVGHREALRIAYQLYWLLLLVMVWVLVVGISSHGAKSWVAIGPFTLQPSEFGKVVLALVLGKHLSRHPPTSGANFLLVLAVAGLGGVLVLAQPDLGSAGVYAVMTLVAVFLAGSPMLYLGGLMGGVLLLLPVGWQLLREYQRLRLLVFINPHIDPLGAGYNVIQSRIAVGSGGLLGKGFLEGTQSKLRFLPEPHTDFIFSVFAEENGFIGTTTVLILFGLLLWRIMRAGIKTRDLRSKVMTGCIAAWIWFQLMECVAMSMGLAPITGLPLPFLSYGGSALLALGIALGLVQSVYVEVQRQYE; encoded by the coding sequence ATGGAACATAATCGCGAAACCACATTCCTCGAGCGACTGCTGGCGATGGATTTCTGGATGCTTTTGATCGCCGGTTCGCTGTTCATGATCGGTGTCGTTTCCGTCTACAGTGCGGCCTACGGGACAGGGCAGAGCTACGCGCTGCGTCAGGGTGTCTGGGGGGTCCTTTCCCTGATCGCTCTGCTGGTGACGCTCCGGGTGGGGCACCGGGAGGCGCTCCGCATAGCCTACCAGCTCTACTGGCTCCTCCTCCTGGTGATGGTCTGGGTGCTTGTCGTGGGGATCAGCTCCCACGGTGCGAAGAGCTGGGTGGCCATCGGCCCCTTCACGCTGCAGCCTTCGGAATTCGGGAAGGTTGTTCTGGCGCTGGTTCTGGGCAAACACCTCTCGCGCCATCCCCCGACCAGCGGCGCGAACTTTCTGCTTGTGCTCGCCGTCGCCGGACTCGGCGGGGTTCTGGTGCTTGCCCAGCCGGATCTCGGAAGCGCCGGTGTCTACGCCGTCATGACGCTGGTGGCGGTCTTTCTCGCCGGAAGCCCGATGCTCTATCTGGGAGGGTTGATGGGGGGCGTTCTCCTCCTCCTGCCGGTGGGGTGGCAGCTGCTGCGTGAATACCAGCGGCTGCGGTTGCTGGTCTTCATCAATCCCCATATCGATCCCCTGGGCGCCGGGTACAATGTCATCCAGTCCCGGATTGCCGTCGGATCGGGGGGGCTCCTCGGCAAGGGGTTCCTGGAAGGAACACAGAGCAAACTGCGCTTTCTGCCCGAGCCGCACACCGACTTCATCTTCAGCGTCTTCGCCGAGGAGAACGGCTTTATCGGGACGACGACGGTCCTCATTCTCTTCGGTTTGCTCCTGTGGAGGATCATGCGCGCCGGCATCAAGACGCGGGATCTGCGGAGCAAGGTCATGACAGGCTGTATCGCCGCCTGGATCTGGTTCCAGCTGATGGAGTGTGTCGCCATGAGCATGGGACTGGCGCCCATTACCGGACTGCCCCTTCCCTTTCTGAGCTATGGCGGCAGTGCGCTCCTCGCTTTGGGTATCGCCCTGGGACTGGTCCAGAGTGTCTATGTGGAGGTACAGCGGCAGTATGAATAA
- the minE gene encoding cell division topological specificity factor MinE has product MSLISRLFGAKGSKNDAKERLQLVLIHDRSDISGEAMERLRNDLIEVISSYMEIDERNIELQLEREDRSVALVANIPVRKVKRGFSGITGNGT; this is encoded by the coding sequence ATGTCACTGATATCGCGCCTTTTCGGGGCGAAGGGCTCAAAGAACGACGCCAAGGAGCGGCTGCAGCTTGTGCTCATCCACGACCGCTCGGATATCTCCGGCGAGGCCATGGAGCGGCTGCGGAACGATCTGATCGAGGTGATCAGCTCCTATATGGAGATTGACGAGCGGAACATCGAACTGCAGCTCGAACGCGAAGACCGTTCCGTCGCTCTGGTCGCCAATATCCCGGTGCGGAAGGTCAAACGGGGTTTCAGCGGAATCACGGGTAATGGAACATAA
- the minD gene encoding septum site-determining protein MinD — protein MDSRVIVVTSGKGGVGKTTLTANLSVSLASRGYKVAAIDADIGLRNLDVMLGLENRIVYTIVDYVEGNCKLHQALVRDKRVPNLHLLPAAQTRTKDAIKAEEMEELGEALKRDFDFVLVDSPAGIESGFRNAAVAADEAIVVATPEVASVRDADRIIGLLESMGKSPIRLVLNRIRPGMVKKGDMLDVPDVLDILAIELVGIIPEDDRVLTSSNKGEPLTMRGHSPATKAFTNIGSRLIGEDIPFMDLVERAKGGVFGKVKELFGL, from the coding sequence ATGGATTCACGGGTTATCGTGGTGACGTCGGGCAAGGGAGGCGTCGGCAAGACCACTCTCACCGCCAATCTGTCGGTATCGCTGGCGAGCCGCGGGTACAAGGTCGCCGCCATCGACGCCGATATCGGGCTCAGGAACCTGGATGTCATGCTGGGGCTCGAAAACAGGATTGTCTACACCATAGTGGATTATGTAGAGGGGAATTGCAAGCTCCATCAGGCGCTTGTGCGGGACAAGCGGGTCCCGAACCTCCATCTGCTTCCGGCGGCCCAGACCCGGACCAAGGATGCCATCAAAGCGGAAGAGATGGAGGAGCTCGGTGAAGCCCTGAAAAGGGATTTCGATTTCGTGCTGGTCGACAGCCCGGCCGGAATCGAGAGCGGCTTTCGGAACGCCGCCGTGGCCGCCGACGAAGCGATTGTGGTCGCCACGCCGGAGGTCGCCTCGGTCCGCGACGCCGACCGGATTATCGGATTGCTGGAGTCCATGGGCAAGTCGCCGATCCGTCTGGTCCTGAACAGGATCCGGCCGGGGATGGTCAAGAAGGGCGACATGCTCGATGTCCCCGATGTCCTCGATATCCTGGCCATCGAGCTTGTGGGTATCATTCCGGAGGACGACAGGGTGCTGACCTCCAGCAACAAGGGCGAACCGTTGACGATGAGGGGGCACTCGCCGGCGACCAAAGCCTTCACCAATATCGGGTCCCGCCTGATCGGCGAGGACATCCCCTTTATGGATCTTGTGGAACGCGCCAAGGGCGGCGTCTTCGGCAAGGTGAAGGAACTCTTCGGCCTCTAG
- the minC gene encoding septum site-determining protein MinC: MRSTESREQAGILLKGDKNGVRVTIREDLTLQELREEIDLLSAEAAQLLEGAEAVIDLQAREYEAEELSLLLRRFVWKTGLKVIAWVSYSVATLALLRGAGCVVGEPDQQPESTGTQPHPAAGTLYVYRSLRSGQRVEHGGDVVLLGHVNDGAEVYAGGSIVVWGRLQGVAHAGCYGNSGSSLICGSFEAPQARIADKVSYLDEGVSWWRSAVLVSLEEESFVVRFLPE, translated from the coding sequence ATGCGGAGCACGGAATCGAGGGAGCAGGCAGGAATACTGCTCAAGGGAGACAAAAACGGCGTACGGGTGACCATCCGGGAGGATCTGACCCTCCAGGAGCTCCGGGAGGAGATCGATCTGCTTTCCGCCGAGGCGGCGCAGCTTCTTGAGGGAGCCGAGGCGGTGATCGACCTGCAGGCGAGGGAATACGAGGCCGAGGAACTCTCTCTGCTGCTCCGCCGCTTCGTGTGGAAGACAGGTTTGAAGGTGATCGCCTGGGTCTCCTACTCGGTGGCGACCCTGGCGCTCCTGCGGGGAGCGGGATGCGTTGTGGGCGAACCGGACCAACAGCCCGAATCGACGGGAACGCAGCCGCACCCGGCGGCCGGAACGCTCTACGTGTATCGGTCTCTTCGCTCCGGACAGCGGGTGGAACATGGAGGAGATGTGGTGCTGCTGGGGCATGTCAACGACGGCGCCGAGGTCTACGCCGGCGGCAGCATCGTGGTATGGGGCCGGCTCCAGGGTGTCGCCCACGCGGGGTGTTACGGGAACAGCGGAAGCTCGCTGATCTGTGGTTCCTTTGAGGCTCCTCAGGCCCGAATCGCCGACAAGGTAAGCTACCTGGACGAGGGCGTTTCCTGGTGGCGGAGCGCTGTGCTCGTCTCACTGGAGGAGGAATCCTTTGTGGTTCGGTTTCTTCCGGAATAG
- the mrdA gene encoding penicillin-binding protein 2 codes for MDGRLVAWLFVMLACIVLLVAALFSFQIARADRYVRLAANNRLRLIRVPPQRGQVYDRNNLALAQNVRTYDIRGYPLNLRSPDRLQRIAGFFQDHGVFLEADRLEGRIKRQYWTPYRAVTLVSNLTMPQIAGMLADPDFPRFLFPYPVWRRTYPFGDLTAHVTGYVGEITQQELQSQGQEGTYRGGDDIGKTGIERYYEDALRGVPGEEAIEVDAGGRRLKRVAYKEPAAGEDIHLTLDLGAQRLAARLLEDRKGAIVALDVRTGAVHVLYSAPPFDVNPLTWGIVESEWKDLVVAEDRPMLNRGVGGTYPPASPFKAISAVAGLAEGAVTRHTRFHCPGYLKIGNRTFKCWQSWGHGSENVIEAIRDSCDVYFYELGLRTGIDALHSWAERFGLGRRTGIDLPGEKAGNAPGRSWKQKQIGESWYPGDTANYVIGQGYLLVTPLQMACVYAAIANGGTLVQPYLGRRHQKEGVPVGIPEQVLSAVQEGMIEVVEPGGTGERAGQFGVSVAGKTGTAQNPHGEDHAWFVGYAPVEDPRYVAVALVEGGGHGSRAASPLVGKMLAYLCRGR; via the coding sequence ATGGACGGCAGGCTGGTGGCGTGGCTCTTTGTCATGCTCGCCTGTATCGTGCTGCTCGTTGCAGCGCTCTTTTCCTTTCAGATCGCCCGAGCCGATCGATACGTCCGGCTTGCCGCCAACAACAGGCTCCGCCTGATCCGGGTTCCGCCGCAGAGGGGACAGGTCTATGACCGGAACAACCTGGCCCTGGCCCAGAATGTCCGCACCTACGACATACGCGGGTATCCCTTGAACCTGCGTTCGCCGGACCGCCTTCAGCGGATCGCCGGCTTCTTTCAGGACCACGGCGTGTTCCTGGAGGCCGACAGGCTGGAAGGAAGAATCAAGCGCCAGTACTGGACGCCCTATCGGGCGGTGACCCTGGTGTCGAACCTCACCATGCCGCAGATCGCCGGTATGCTGGCGGATCCGGACTTTCCGCGCTTTCTCTTCCCCTATCCCGTGTGGCGCCGCACCTATCCATTCGGTGATCTGACCGCCCATGTCACCGGCTATGTCGGTGAGATCACCCAGCAGGAACTCCAGTCCCAGGGGCAGGAGGGGACGTACCGGGGCGGTGATGATATCGGGAAGACCGGGATCGAGCGGTACTACGAGGATGCGCTTCGGGGGGTGCCCGGCGAGGAGGCCATCGAGGTGGATGCCGGGGGAAGACGGTTGAAGCGGGTGGCCTACAAAGAGCCGGCGGCCGGTGAGGATATCCATCTCACGCTTGATCTCGGGGCCCAGCGGCTGGCCGCCAGGCTTCTGGAAGACAGAAAGGGCGCCATCGTGGCGCTGGACGTCCGTACCGGAGCGGTGCATGTGCTCTATTCGGCACCGCCCTTCGACGTCAACCCTCTGACCTGGGGCATCGTGGAGTCGGAGTGGAAGGACCTTGTGGTCGCCGAAGACAGGCCGATGCTGAACAGGGGAGTGGGCGGCACCTATCCGCCGGCGTCGCCCTTCAAGGCCATATCTGCTGTCGCCGGCCTGGCCGAAGGGGCCGTGACCAGGCATACCCGCTTCCACTGTCCCGGCTATCTGAAGATCGGCAACCGGACATTCAAATGCTGGCAGAGCTGGGGGCACGGCAGCGAGAACGTCATCGAGGCGATCCGGGATTCCTGTGACGTGTACTTCTACGAGCTGGGACTGCGGACCGGCATCGACGCCCTCCACAGCTGGGCGGAGCGTTTTGGTCTGGGGCGTCGGACCGGGATCGATCTTCCGGGCGAGAAGGCCGGGAACGCCCCCGGCAGGAGCTGGAAGCAAAAACAGATCGGGGAATCCTGGTATCCCGGCGATACGGCCAACTACGTCATCGGGCAGGGCTACCTGCTGGTGACGCCGCTCCAGATGGCCTGTGTCTACGCAGCGATTGCCAACGGCGGAACCCTCGTGCAACCATATCTGGGCCGACGGCATCAGAAGGAGGGGGTGCCTGTGGGCATCCCCGAGCAGGTCCTTTCGGCCGTGCAGGAAGGGATGATCGAGGTGGTGGAACCCGGGGGGACAGGCGAGCGTGCCGGGCAGTTCGGTGTCTCCGTGGCGGGCAAGACCGGGACGGCCCAGAATCCCCACGGAGAGGACCATGCCTGGTTTGTCGGCTATGCGCCCGTGGAGGATCCCCGGTATGTCGCCGTGGCTCTGGTTGAGGGAGGCGGACACGGAAGCAGGGCGGCGAGCCCGCTGGTGGGCAAGATGCTCGCCTACCTATGCAGGGGCAGGTAA